The sequence below is a genomic window from bacterium.
ATGATCTCGTGATCCTTCTTCGCCAGAAAGGAGTTCAACTGCGGCAGATCGTCATCGCAGATGCGCACATTGAGGGTTCCCGGGAAGGGCCGAAAGCCAATGGCGCTATGAAATTGATCCCTGAACCACTCCAGGCTGGTAAAGAAGGCCCCCCGCCCCGCGCCTCTTGTCTCCGCGCTCCCGCTCGACGCCCCCGCCGCGCGCCTCTTGTCTCCGCGCTCGCTGAACGCCCACGCCGCTCGCGGGGCGTATGATGCGAAGCCATGAAAATGGTCAAAGTCGTCCTCTGGATCCTCGTCGCGATCCTCGGCGCCGGCGCGGCCGCCACGGTCGCGCTCGACCGCAACGAACACATCTCCGCCGCGTGGATCGTCGTCGCGGCGGTCTGCGTCTTCGCGATCGGCTACCGCTTCTACTCGAAGTTCATCGCGGCGAAGGTCCTCGCGCTCGACGACGCCCGCACCACCCCCGCGGTGCGGCTCAACGACGGGCGGGACTTCGTGCCGACGAACCGCTGGGTCGTCTTCGGCCATCACTTCGCGGCGATCGCCGGGCCGGGGCCGCTGATCGGACCGGTCCTCGCGGCGCAGTTCGGCTATCTCCCCGGCACGCTCTGGATCCTCGCCGGCGTCGTGCTCGGCGGCGCGGTGCAGGACTTCGTCACGCTCGGCCTGAGCCTGCGGCGCGACGGGCGCAGCCTGGCGAAGATGGCCCACGACAACCTCGGGAAGTGGGGCGCGCTCGCGGCGACGACCGGGATCCTCTGCATCATGATCATCCTCATCGCCGTCCTCGGGCTGGTCGTCGTCAAGGCGCTGGCCGAGAGCCCGTGGGGCCTCTTCACCGTCGGAGCGACGATTCCGATCGCGCTGCTGATGGGGTTCGTGATGCGCTCCGGCGAGGGTCGCGTGCGGCCGGCGACGATCATGGGGCTCGCGCTGCTGATCCTCGCGCTGGTCGGCGGGCACTTCGTCGCCCAGAGCGCGACGCTGGCGCCGATCTTCACCGTCGCGCCGCTCGCGCTGGCGCTGCTCGTCGTCCTCTACGGGCTCTGCGCCTCGGTGCTGCCGGTCTGGCTGCTCCTCGCGCCGCGCGACTACCTCTCGACGTTCGTCAAGCTCGGCACCGTGGCGATCCTCGCCGTGGGGATCGTCGCCGTGCGCCCCGAGCTGAAGATGCCGGCGCTGACGCAGTTCGTCGACGGCACCGGGCCGATCTTCGGCGGCAAGATCTTCCCCTTCTGCTTCATCACCATCGCCTGCGGCGCGAT
It includes:
- a CDS encoding CTP-dependent riboflavin kinase, which gives rise to MFVAVERDRGGRAGAEDRDEDPEDDFDHFHGFASYAPRAAWAFSERGDKRRAAGASSGSAETRGAGRGAFFTSLEWFRDQFHSAIGFRPFPGTLNVRICDDDLPQLNSFLAKKDHEI